From Elusimicrobiota bacterium:
CCAATATTACCAACCTGTCTTCTCCGTAAAAATCAGGCAAAGTATATTCATCACCTGTAAATTTTACTGCATATTTCTTTCCTCTCTTTGATGATGGCGATGAATCCTGCGACATACTTTCCCCCAACTATAAATAGATTTTTAATTAATAACTTACACTTCTAATCTTTCTGATTTTGGACATTTGTTGCATTCGTTGCATCTTCTATTATTTTTATAATATCTTGTGACGTTTGTGCATCCATTATTAACTGCCTGAATAGTTTGTTTTTTAAAAGACATGAAATTTTAGCAATTGCCTGTAAATGCTCACTTGTTGAATCAGGCGGCGTTACCATTAAAAACACTATATATACCGGTTCTCCGTCTAAAGAATCAAAATCAATACCTGTTTTTGATATTCCTAATGAAGCTACAATTTTAGAAACACTATCACTTTTAGCGTGCGGGATAGCAACACCCTGACCAATCCCGGTAGAACCCGTACTTTCTCTTTTCATGATAGCTTCAATAGTTTTATCAACACTCTTAGTAAGTTTATTTTTTGCCAGGATATTTACAAGTTCCAGAATAACTTCTGCCTTTGTTTTCCCTTTTAATTCAGATAATATACAATCTTTAGATAAAAAATCCATTATTTTCATATTATTAATAACCCTTTTTTAAAATAATTTTCTTCTCACTTTGGAAAAAATAAAAAAAATAAATTCCGTATTAAGCTTATACCAGTTGAATCAAATGAGCGGAACGATACAAAATATCGATAATACAAAGAATCGATGATACAACAAATTAATAATACAAAATATTGATGATACAACAAATCAATATCCTTCTATTTTAGCAATTACTTCTAAAGGATTAAGCGGTTTTTCAAGGCATGTTTTTATACCACAAATATCCATCAAAGAAATGTAATGCTCATCTTTTGCAAAACCACTGATAGCAACTACCGGAATATTTTTATACTTAGGAGAATATTTTAATTCAGTTGCAATTTCAAATCCACTTTTATTTGGCATATTAAGATCTAATAATATAATATCCGGTTTTGCTGTATCTATCATCTCAAAAGCAAAAGCAGCACCATCACTGACTTCTACCTTATAGCCGCTTAAAATCAACACTTCCTTTAGTTCTTCCAAAAACTCCTTATCATCATCTACTATCATTATTTTCTTATTCATAATAACCCTCACTTAGTTCGGAAACACGAATTGTCACGAATTTCATAACATCTCACGAATAAGTCATCACAAATACTCTAATTTATTCGCGTACATTCGCATGTATCATTGAAACTCTGATACTAAAAATTATTTCGGCGAGGATTTTACTACAACATCTTGCAAATATATATAACCGTTATTTTTTGCTTTTTCAAAATCGTTTTTT
This genomic window contains:
- a CDS encoding response regulator, whose protein sequence is MNKKIMIVDDDKEFLEELKEVLILSGYKVEVSDGAAFAFEMIDTAKPDIILLDLNMPNKSGFEIATELKYSPKYKNIPVVAISGFAKDEHYISLMDICGIKTCLEKPLNPLEVIAKIEGY
- a CDS encoding PTS sugar transporter subunit IIA is translated as MKIMDFLSKDCILSELKGKTKAEVILELVNILAKNKLTKSVDKTIEAIMKRESTGSTGIGQGVAIPHAKSDSVSKIVASLGISKTGIDFDSLDGEPVYIVFLMVTPPDSTSEHLQAIAKISCLLKNKLFRQLIMDAQTSQDIIKIIEDATNATNVQNQKD